Proteins encoded by one window of Pseudonocardia sp. HH130629-09:
- a CDS encoding TetR/AcrR family transcriptional regulator produces the protein MAAAGASPRDGAGTRTEAPSRREQILTEAARLFARHGFHGVSIADLGAAVGVSGPALYRHFPGKEALLAELLIDISERLLDGGRARVHHDDPRAALADLVDFHVAFATREPELIVVQDRDLANLPEEPRRTVRRLQRTYVELWVDTLRRVHPDVAPAEARTVAHGVFGLLNSTPYAPRAEQPSARGADARAAVLRRMALAALDAAPE, from the coding sequence ATGGCCGCAGCAGGCGCCTCTCCCCGGGACGGCGCGGGCACGCGCACGGAGGCCCCGTCACGGCGCGAGCAGATCCTCACCGAGGCGGCCCGACTGTTCGCCCGGCACGGCTTCCACGGGGTGAGCATCGCCGACCTGGGCGCCGCGGTCGGCGTCAGCGGCCCCGCGCTCTACCGGCACTTCCCCGGCAAGGAGGCGCTGCTCGCGGAGCTGCTCATCGACATCTCCGAGCGGTTGCTCGACGGCGGACGGGCCCGCGTGCACCACGACGACCCGCGGGCCGCGCTGGCCGACCTCGTCGACTTCCACGTCGCGTTCGCGACCCGCGAGCCGGAGCTGATCGTCGTGCAGGACCGGGACCTCGCGAACCTGCCCGAGGAGCCGCGCCGCACCGTGCGACGGCTGCAGCGCACCTACGTCGAGCTGTGGGTGGACACCCTGCGCCGGGTGCACCCCGACGTCGCCCCGGCCGAGGCCCGCACCGTCGCACACGGGGTGTTCGGCCTGCTCAACTCCACGCCGTACGCACCGCGGGCCGAGCAGCCGTCCGCGCGCGGGGCGGACGCCCGGGCCGCGGTGCTGCGCCGGATGGCGCTGGCCGCGCTGGACGCCGCCCCCGAGTGA